The following coding sequences lie in one Daphnia pulex isolate KAP4 chromosome 1, ASM2113471v1 genomic window:
- the LOC124192438 gene encoding nucleoredoxin-like protein 2, translating to MDMLSGQQLVNKQKQGVHAEVALQNKDIICYYFSAHWCPPCRMFTPILADFYRDLEAVGARLECIFVSSDRSENEMIQYMVESHADWLAIPWGTQLAGTLKSKYGVSGIPCLVVVKKDGTIITKDGRSDVHRFGASCFQQWANA from the exons atggataTGCTTAGTGGTCAACAACTTGTGAACAAGCAAAAGCAGGGTGTGCACGCTGAAGTTGCTCTTCAAAATAAGGATATTATTTGCTATTATTTTTCAGCCCACTGGTG cccTCCTTGCCGCATGTTTACCCCAATCCTAGCAGACTTCTACAGg GATTTGGAAGCTGTAGGTGCTCGCCTTGAATGTATATTCGTTTCCTCTGACCGAAGCGAAAACGAGATGATACAGTACATGGTAGAATCACATGCTGATTGGCTCGCAATTCCATGGGGAACACAGCTTGCTGg GACTTTAAAATCTAAATATGGTGTAAGTGGTATTCCTTGCCTGGTGGTGGTTAAGAAAGATGGGACGATTATCACAAAAGACGGAAGAAGTGATGTTCATCGCTTCGGTGCGAGCTGTTTCCAGCAGTGGGCGAATGCCTAA
- the LOC124192607 gene encoding hypoxia up-regulated protein 1-like, with translation MARLQVLCLSLLAVCATFWNPVQGVAVMSVDFGSEWMKIGIVSPGVPMEIVLNKESKRKTPVAIAFRNDERTIGEDAYTIGVKFPSNMYFYLLELLGKSIDNPLVQLYQKRFPYYTIVEDPERKTLLFEHDSETKFSPEELVAMILTKAKEYAESFALQQVTECVITVPAFFNQAERRAMLKAAELAGIKVLQLMNSNTAAALDYGIFRRKDFNETAQNILFYDMGASSTVATVASYQVVKIKERGYAEYHPQVSVSGLGYDRTLGGLEIQIRLRDYLGKAFNDMKKTKNDVFKNPRAMAKLFKEAGRVKNVLSANVDHFAQVENLIDEQDFRYQVTREQLENLCSDLFERVTQPIERALAASKLTLDDIGHIIIVGAGTRMPKVQEVLTAFTKRELGKNLNADEAPALGAVYRAADLSTGFQVKKFMTKDAVVFPIEVDFERELDSGDDGKKVVKIVRRTLFPAMNPYPQKKVLTFNKHNEDFVFYVNYGNMSSLPESEVAVLGSSNLTKVELSGIASGLTKHQDDGAEFKGIKAHFSIDDSGLLSLGSVESTFEKIHPVVADDSAEAANNTQGEGFNSTDSSNVTEKNSTATKQEKKPKIETLKEEISKQESILDLPNLTGAALTVAQKRIDALNEKDRARKEKEIAQNNLETFILDIQDKLSQDEFQSLTTEDDRTKILEKCSETSEWLYDEGSDVDAKEYQKKLQVLKDLTGAMFERHREHRDRPEVIAAFKNAMNVSTHFLSKLRNATPDEKYLDDDDLDGLETLLEDNQSWLDKKMLAQKETPLYEAPVLTLKAIAEKMGSMDKEVKMLVNKAKNARTKRLKELAEKLKEFDKKANETTEETKEETAEKKEKEAEDKKENTEQSSDSLDDDHVELSQTRGDRHQHLFAVKFFLVLSSANVFKKILSDLLELLRLAKIRHNAMAVPRRGVLRHKQLAEAEAKDKFEDLLVFGYACKLFRDDERASEIDQGKLLIPWMGDDTIKIDRYDARGTLFDLKPHEAPQGGHDRTEGLTSEERRIEKLCDEERYFALYKDEAEEAVIKEEEIKRLNQDLSEVTSEEVSYHQVPFSYTSSTEVSDLNSKEVPLQSALGELGDAVYVPPPILDVPPDIIVPPTQKLARIIEKTANFISSQGTQMEIIVKAKQANNPMFQFLHFDTALHPFYRHVLAAIRNGNYVVPTEDPVENDDRGESAKSNGHVNESDSEGDNYLHPLLQSKISDPVVSPTVESNDDAQSLQLSPEVRLLIDKTASYMSRIGRHLESVVQSKGDPRFSFLSTEHSFHSYYKEKLSLYTDMQQELQAKQSESSNHSVESKRETREESPAERLVVDPELMKTERRKKAALFLDQMRRDKVAGKEAIEETETAEIASTSSSTKKSKSGSPDDADVEIIGAISGETRERSRSLSTTRSMSRSPSERRRRAIRRRSRSRSPQSSRTRYRSVSRTRRSRSRSRNRPIHRSPSPRRPHKKHRSRDRHRKEKRKRRSRDRLRKSKRRHRSRSRSGSDRFSRSRSKSPRNKSRSPSRESRVSPITSAVRKLAAEAAASKSCSETSSPLPSQLMTIQPAFAKIAEGIRAKVIAMIEGDKK, from the exons atggcacGGCTACAAGTGCTCTGTTTAAGTCTACTTGCAGTATGTGCAACATTCTGGAATCCAGTGCAAGGAGTAGCAGTAATGAGCGTGGACTTTGGTAGTGAATggatgaaaattggaattgttTCA CCAGGAGTGCCCATGGAAATAGTTCTTAATAAggagtcaaaaaggaaaactccTGTTGCCATTGCATTCCGCAATGATGAGCGTACAATTGGAGAAGATGCTTACACCATTGGAGTAAAGTTCCCTTCTAACATGTATTTCTATCTTCTGGAACTTTTGGGGAAATCAATTGATAACCCGCTGGTGCAACTTTACCAAAAGAGATTTCCCTACTATACAATTGTTGAAGATCCTGAAAGAAAGACACTGCTCTTTGAGCATGATAG tgaaacaaaattcagtCCAGAAGAACTTGTGGCCATGATATTAACCAAAGCCAAGGAATATGCAGAAAGCTTTGCACTTCAACAAGTTACTGAATGTGTAATAACTGTTCCTGCATTTTTCAACCAAGCAGAACGTAGAGCAATGTTGAAAGCAGCAGAACTTGCTGGAATTAAAG TGCTACAACTTATGAACAGTAATACTGCCGCAGCATTGGATTACGGCATTTTCCGCCGTAAGGATTTCAATGAAACTGCCCAAAACATCCTCTTCTACGATATGGGTGCTTCAAGTACTGTAGCTACAGTAGCTAGTTACCAGGTTGTAAAGATCAAGGAAAGGGGATACGCAGAGTACCATCCACAAGTCAGCGTATCTGGTCTTGG CTATGATCGAACACTCGGTGGTTTGGAAATTCAGATCCGGTTGCGCGATTATCTCGGCAAAGCCTTTAACGACAtgaagaaaactaaaaatgacGTGTTCAAAAATCCAAGGGCCATGGCTAAACTTTTCAAAGAAGCCGGGCGAGTGAAAAATGTGTTGAGTGCCAATGTTGACCATTTCGCCCAAGTGGAAAACTTGATCGATGAACAAGACTTCCGTTATCAG GTGACGCGCGAACAGCTCGAAAATCTTTGCTCCGATCTGTTTGAAAGAGTTACACAGCCCATCGAGCGTGCGTTGGCTGCATCTAAGCTGACCCTGGACGATATAGGTCACATTATCATTGTTGGCGCTGGTACTCGTATGCCTAAAGTACAAGAGGTTCTTACTGCTTTTACCAAGAGGGAACTCggaaagaatttaaatgcGGACGAGGCTCCCGCTTTGGGTGCCGTTTACCGAGCGGCCGATCTCAGCACTGGTTTCCAGGTCAAAAAATTCATGACAAAAGATGCTGTTGTATTTCCCATCGAG gtGGATTTTGAACGTGAACTAGATTCCGGAGACGATGGCAAAAAAGTTGTGAAAATCGTGCGTAGGACTCTATTTCCAGCAATGAACCCTTATCCACAGAAAAAAGTTCTGACGTTCAATAAACACAACGAAGACTTCGTTTTCTACGTGAATTATGGAAACATGTCGTCTTTGCCAGAGTCGGAAGTGGCTGTTTTAGGATCATCAAATTTGACCAAAGTAGAACTAAGTGGTATCGCAAGTGGCTTGACTAAGCACCAAGATGATGGAGCCGAATTCAAAGGCATCAAAGCCCACTTTTCTATTGATGACAGCGGACTGCTTAGTCTTGGTAGTGTGGAGAGTACTTTCGAAAAAATTCATCCCGTTGTTGCTGATGATTCAGCAGAAGCTGCAAATAACACTCAAG gTGAAGGATTCAATAGTACAGATAGCTCGAATGTTACAGAGAAAAATAGCACGGCcaccaaacaagaaaagaaacccaaaatcGAGACCcttaaagaagaaatcagCAAACAAGAATCAATTCTGGATCTTCCAAATCTAACTGGTGCCGCTCTCACTGTGGCTCAAAAGCG AATTGACGCTTTGAACGAAAAGGATCGTGCTcgcaaagaaaaggaaattgcgCAGAATAATCTTGAGACATTCATCCTAGATATCCAGGATAAACTGAGCCAAGATGAATTTCAATCACTAACAACTGAAGACGACCGCAcgaaaattttggaaaaatgttCTGAA ACTTCAGAGTGGCTTTATGACGAAGGAAGCGATGTTGATGCCAAGGAATATCAGAAAAAGCTGCAAGTATTGAAGGACCTTACGGGGGCAATGTTTGAGAGGCATCGCGAACACCGAGATAGACCTGAGGTTATCGCTGCGTTCAAAAACGCTATGAACGTCTCCACTCATTTTTTGAGCAAGTTAAGAAATGCTACTCCTGATGAAAAGTActtggatgatgatgatcttGACGGTTTAGAAACATTACTCGAAGATAACCAA TCTTGGTTAGACAAGAAAATGCTAGCGCAAAAGGAAACACCCTTGTACGAAGCCCCCGTTCTCACTCTCAAAGCCATCGCCGAAAAAATGGGTTCCATGGATAAAGAG GTGAAAATGCTTGTGAACAAAGCCAAGAATGCACGCACAAAACGTCTGAAAGAGTTGGCGGAAAAGTTGAAGGAATTTGATAAAAAGGCCAATGAAACAACcgaggaaacaaaagaagaaactgctgaaaagaaagaaaaagaagcggaagataaaaaagaaaacactgaACAATCATCTGACTCTTTAGATGATGATCATGTTGAACT CTCA CAGACGAGAGGCGATCGGCATCAACATTTATTCGCTGTAAAGTTTTTTCTGGTCTTGAGCAGtgcaaatgtttttaaaaagattttatcCGACTTGCTAGAATTACTTCGTTTGGCTAA AATCCGTCACAACGCCATGGCTGTTCCTCGACGTGGAGTACTCCGACACAAACAACTAGCTGAGGCAGAAGCAAAAGATAAATTTGAAGATTTGTTGGTGTTTGGTTACGCCTGCAAATTGTTTCGTGACGACGAGCGAGCATCGGAAATCGATCAAGGGAAACTTCTGATTCCATGGATGGGCGATGACACAATCAAGATTGATAG GTATGACGCGCGAGGCACATTATTCGACCTGAAACCACATGAAGCACCCCAGGGCGGCCACGATCGCACCGAAGGGCTCACGTCCGAAGAAAGACGCATTGAAAAACTATGTGACGAAGAACGCTACTTCGCTCTTTACAAAGATGAAGCGGAAGAAGCTGTCATCAAAGAGGAGGAAATCAAGAGGCTTAACCAGGATCTGAGTGAAGTCACATCAGAGGAAGTCTCTTATCATCAGGTCCCCTTTAGCTACACCAGTTCAACTGAG GTCAGTGACTTGAACTCAAAAGAAGTCCCTCTTCAATCAGCACTTGGTGAATTGGGAGACGCAGTTTACGTACCTCCTCCTATACTTGACGTACCACCAGACATCATAGTGCCACCGACTCAAAAGTTAGCGAGGATTATCGAGAAAACGGCaaactttatttcttctcaAGGGACTCAAATGGAAATCATTGTCAAGGCCAAACAAGCTAACAACCCCATGTTTCAGTTTCTACATTTTGACACTGCCTTGCACCCATTTTACCGTCACGTACTCGCAGCCATACGTAACGGAAACTATGTCGTTCCGACAGAAGATCCAGTCGAAAATGACGACAGAGGAGAATCCGCAAAGAGCAACGGACATGTGAATGAATCCGACAGCGAAGGCGATAATTATTTGCACCCTCTTTTACAATCCAAAATTTCG GATCCGGTCGTTTCACCGACAGTAGAATCAAATGATGATGCGCAGTCTTTACAGCTGTCTCCAGAAGTTCGTTTACTAATTGATAAAACTGCAAGTTACATGTCGCGGATTGGACGCCATTTGGAATCGGTTGTTCAAAGCAAAG GCGACCCTCGTTTTAGTTTCCTCAGTACCGAACATTCATTTCACAGCTATTACAAGGAGAAACTATCACTCTACACCGATATGCAGCAAGAGCTACAAGCCAAGCAGTCAGAATCCTCGAATCATTCCGTGGAAAGCAAAAGGGAGACCAGAGAAGAAAGCCCTGCAGAACGTTTGGTTGTTGATCCCGAGCTGATGAAGACGGAACGTCGGAAAAAGGCGGCGTTATTTCTTGACCAAATGAGAAGGGATAAAGTTGCTG GGAAAGAGGCAATAGAAGAGACGGAAACGGCAGAGATTGCATCTACAAGCAGTTCAACAAAGAAAAGCAAATCTGGCAGCCCTGACGATGCAGATGTAGAAATTATTGGTGCTATTTCTGgagaaacgagagaaagatcACGAAG TTTATCCACCACCCGTTCCATGTCTCGTTCTCCATCTGAAAGACGACGGCGAGCGATCCGTCGCCGTAGTCGAAGTCGCAGCCCACAGTCCAGCAGAACTAGATACCGCAGCGTGAGTCGAACCAGACGAAGTAGAAGTCGTAGTCGTAACAGACCCATCCACAGAAGCCCATCACCACGACGTCCACACAAAAAACACCGCAGTCGCGACAG GCATCGAAAGGAAAAGAGGAAACGCCGTAGTCGTGATCGATTACGTAAAAGTAAACGTCGCCATCGATCTCGAAGTCGATCGGGAAGCGACAGATTTAGTCGGAGTCGAAGTAAAAGTCCACGGAACAAGAGTCGATCACCTTCACGTGAATCACGCGTATCACCCATCACTTCGGCTGTTCGTAAACTCGcagcag AAGCTGCAGCTTCCAAGAGTTGTTCGGAAACTTCAAGTCCATTGCCGTCGCAATTAATGACAATTCAGCCAGCTTTTGCGAAAATTGCCGAG GGTATTCGAGCCAAGGTTATTGCAATGATTGAAGGCGATAAGAAATAG